TTACGGCAAGTTCATCTAACTGTCTATCAAAAACTGACATGTTACTAGGACATATTCAGTTCTTTCTTCCCCAAGTGGCTCGACATTTTTACCAATCATCAGACAATATTGCATGATGATGCGGCTAATAGTTAAGGTACAAAAACGAAATTCAAGAATACTTTTTTTAGTCAGCAGTTGTTTTTCTATAACTATTTGTTCACTAGGTTGCATTAATTTAGTTTAACTATTAAAATACTCACAACCTTCAATCAAGTTATTTTATGCAAAGTAAGATGTCAACCATTCGAATCATGAAAGTGCTCTTCACTTATTATCACAGATAAGCATCCGTAAACCTCCTCGCTCAAAATAGAGAGAGGGAACTTTATTTAGGCGGAAAATAATCGACACTAATAACTTGATTCACTCAACGATCAATCAGTGATGAAAGAACGAAAACACCCACTGTAATGAAGAACGAGCGACGAGATAATTTTTCATAAGAGAGGGCTCGCATTTTAGACATGCAAGATTAGGTTAGACATCACACTGTCGTGATCTTAGTTCTTAAATCATAAAAAGATTTCACTTATCAAAGGCATACACTTGATAAGTGAAATCTTTTTTACTATATTTAGCTATTAATATATGACTCGACTTTACATCAAAACAGTTATTTAACGAATATGTCGACTAATATTTAAAAGCACTCCGATTGTCGTTAGCATAAGAGTTAAAGATGAGCCACCATAACTCAATAGGGGGAGCGTGATGCCGGTGACTGGGATAAGACCAATAACTACCCCAATATTAATCATCACTTGGATGGCTATCATGCCAATAATACCTGTAGCAAACAAAGTGCCATATAAATCAGGGGCATGAATAGCTATTCTTAACCCTCGCCATAATAGCACTGCAAAACAAAGCAGCACAAATGTACCACCTATGAAGCCTAACTCTTCTGCAAGAATAGCAAATATAAAATCTGTTTGAGGTTCCGGTAAGTAAAAGTATTTTTGACGGCTATGTCCAAATCCTAACCCGAGCAATCCTCCAGGGGCAATCGCATATAAAGATTGAATGATTTGAAAACCACTTCCAAGAGGATCTTCCCAAGGGTTTAGAAAAGACGTTATTCTTTGTAAACGATAAGGAGCCGAAATAATTAAACCTACCAAACCAGCAAGACCTATACCACCCAGTAGAAAAAAGTGAGACACTCTAGCCCCTGCCACAAAAATGAGCACCATACATGTAACCACCATAACGGCTCCAGTACCAAGGTCCGGCTGTAACATAATTAAACCGAAAGCGGCGAAAATGAGGCCTAGTATTGGGAACAAGCCTCTTTTCCATGTCGTGATGTACTTCTGATTATTAGACACATATTTAGCTAAAAATAAAATCATAGCTAACTTCATAAATTCCGAAGGCTGGATAGAAAAGGCCCCAATACCAAGCCAGCTTTGAGCACCGCCTCTTACTAAACCAACACCGGGAATCAATACGATAATTAACAATGCGAAACAGATCATAAGCGCAATGTTGGCTAAGTTTTTCAGACGCCAATAATCAACCTGGATCATTAAAAACATAGAGATTAACCCGATACTTACAAAAATCAACTGTCGTTTCAAAAAGAAATATGAGTCGTCAAAACGATAATCTGCCCACACTGCACTTGCACTGAAAACCATTAAACTACCGATCATCACTAAAATGAGTGTCACTGCAAGTAAGATCAGATCAGGGGTCGTCCTAACTTTAGGCAATAGAATACACCTCGATTCTTCGCTACCCTTGAGGGGGTCTATTACCTATTCATATGTACAACTTGTACAAACATGACCATTATTTACTTTGAATAATCTCCAAAGCTTGTTGTGTAAACACATCCCCACGTTCTTCAAATGTTTTAAATTGATCCCATGAGGCACATGCTGGAGATAGCAATATCACATCTCCTGCTTGAGATAGTTTATAGGCCTTATCTGTTGCTTCTCTTAATGTATCTGTTAATGCAACATGAGAAACATTTGCCCGCTGAGCTACCTCAGCTAGTTTATCACTCGTCTCACCATAGGCCACTACACCACGGACATTCTCTGATAAAAAGGGGATAAGGTCGTCAAAAGATAGCCCTCTGTCAAGCCCTCCAGCAATGAGAACGATTGGCTGTAGAAATGCTTTTAATGCTGTAATTGTAGCAGGAACATTCGTTGCTTTTGAGTTATTGTAAAATTTCCTTTTGTCAGCTTCGCCAATATATTGAAGTCTGTGTTCTACTCCTTCAAATGTTTTGAGGACATGACATACTTGCTCACGATCAGCGCCAGCTAACAGGGCGGCAGTGGCGGCGGCTAATCCGTTTGATAAGTTATGCTCTCCAGGTAAAGACATATCTTCTACTGGCAAAAGTTTATCTCCAAATACAGTTAACCACCCTTCCTTAATACAAGCACCTTCCGGAAGGTCTTTTTTCGTAGAAAATGGCACAAGACGGGCCTGTCCTTTTTTTACGACTTCTGAAACTAATCGATCATCAGCGTTGTAAATGAGATAATCTTCGGGTGTTTGCTTTAGAAATACATTCATTTTAGCAGTGACATAGTCGTTCATAGATCCGTGATAGTCAAGATGAGCTTCTACAAAATTTAATAAGATGGCAATATGAGGAGCGAATTTTTCCGTACCCATTAATTGGAAACTAGAAAGTTCAACCACCATTTCATGATCAGATGTTGCTTCTTGTGCTACTTTACAAGCTACTTTCCCGATATTTCCCGCAAGTAGAGGGGATTTCTGTCCACCTCGCAGCATGTCACCAATATACGTCGTCGTTGTTGTTTTTCCATTAGATCCTGTAATTCCTATCATATCTGATTCAGCTATTCGATACGCTAACTCCACTTCTGTATAAACGGGAATACCAAGTGCTAATGCCTTTGCCACAAGCGGTTGATCATAACGCACTCCAGGATTTTTAATTAGATAATCTAATGCGTCTGTCACAAGTGATTGAGGATGTGAGCCACAGACAACCTCTATCCCTTCTGCTTCCAGTTGTTTAGCTTCAACATTGTCTTCATATGACTTACGGTCATTTACAATAACAGACGCACCTAAACGTTTTAAAAGTCTCGCTGCTTCTGTACCACTTTTAGCGAGCCCTAGCACAAGCACTCTTTTCCCTTTAAAATCATTAATCATTTTCATACCATCCACACCTCTAAGTAAACACCTGCTACAGCAAATAAAATACCCACAATCCAAAACGTCACGACAACACGCCATTCACTCCAGCCAGAAAGTTCATAATGGTGGTGAAGAGGACTCATTTTAAATACTCGCTTCCCCGTGGATTTAAATGAAATTACTTGAATGATAACAGACAACGTTTCAATAACGAAAACACCACCTATAATCACAAGTAATAATTCCATTTTCGTTAAAATTGCAATCATCGCTAACGCGCCACCTAAAGCGAGAGAGCCTGTATCACCCATAAACACTTTAGCAGGGTGAGCATTGAAGACAAGAAAACCGAGTACCGCACCGACAATAGCGACTGAAAATAATGACACAGTCATCATATCGAGGGAAAAGGCAATAATTGAAAAAGCGCCAAATGCAACAGCACTCGTGCCAGCGACTAATCCGTCCAACCCATCTGTAAGGTTAACAGCATTACTAGCCCCTACAAGCATAATAATTATTAATGGAAAATAGAACCACCCGATGTCAACTGACCACTCTGTGCCAGGTAAATGAATGGCTGTCGAAATATTAGCCTGATGCAGCACAATATACACTAATGCAGCTATAGCTACCTGTCCTAAAAATTTCTGCTTGGACGTTAAGCCCAGATTTCGCTTTTTTACAACTTTGATATAATCATCGAGAAAACCAAGCAAACCGAAACCAACGGTCACTAGAAGTAACAGCCAAATCTCCATATCAATAGATTGGAACTGACTCGCCATAACGACAGACGATAATACAATTGAAAGTATGATCATTAAGCCACCCATCGTAGGGGTGCCAGTTTTTTTCTGATGGGACTTAGGGCCTTCATCTCTTATACTCTGACCAAATTTCAAGCGTCTTAAAAAAGGGATGAAAAATGGTGAGAAAAAAACAGTCAATAAAAATGATAGTAATAATGTAAATAACAATCCTTGTTCCAACATGAAAGGAACTCCTTTCTAGTGCCTATTCAATTCTTTGATGAGTTGCTTTATTAAATCGCGGTTTGCACCTCTATATAACACGAGGCTCGTATTTTCAATGATTTCTTTTAAAGGAATGATAGCTTCTGAGTGGGTCACATAATGCTTATAATTTAGTTTATCGTTGTCCACTCTCTTTAATGCCTCTGCAACCCAAAAAGCTTTGTCCCCTATTGTCAGCACATCTGTAATAGGTGAAAATATTGAGGAAGCAGCGCTCTCATGAAGCGCCTTCTCATTTTTTTCTCCTTGGAAACCATCGTCAATAATTAGAACTCTTCGCTTGAAAGAACCTAACTGTTTGAGCAATTTAATACCGTATTCATTATTAAACTGCTTCTCTGCCAACGCTTCATATACGATGATTGTCCCACGTACTTTACCAATTTCGATAAATTCTAAATCACCTAAATCCAGCTGACTGAGAGATCTTTTAATGTGTTCTGCATCGATACCTAGATGAACACACGCGGCAATAGTAGACGTGATAAGTGTTATGTGCTTGCTGAATATGCTTGGCAGCTGAAAAGTCAGTCGAATACCTTTAATACTAAATGTACACGTATCTTCATGACACATTTTTTCATCGATGTTGAACATGTTTTCTGGACTTTTTCCGTAAAAAAATACATCTGTTTTCCATTCTCGTGAACGAAAATAGGAGTGATCTCCGTCAACAATGATAGATCCGCTTGCTTTCATTGTGTCTTCAATGAGAACGGCATGTCGCAGAAGAGCTTCCTCCTCTTTATCAACGGCAATCAAACTAATTGAAGGGGTTAGTAAGTTGCCTAGAGTTCTTACTTTGTTCGATTCCCTAGCATCCACTTCACATATTAAAGCATCTGTTTCAAGAGGCATCTTCAAAATCGTTTCAAGCATACTTTTCTCGTCAGCTGCTAACCGATCTATCCCATGAACATTATAGGGGTCCGTTAAGAGCTTCACAAGAATTTTTTTTGCGGCAATGCGTGTTTCATCTCCCACTACAGCAATTCTAACGGGATCAACCTCAACTAAATATATTTTTGCCAATTGTCTAACAGCTTCCATAGGATCCTCTACTACAAATACTGTTATATTATCAAACAATGAAGGAGACAAAGGGACTGATTTTTTCCAAAAGGTAGCACAAGCACCTGATTCAACAGCTGCTTCAATTAATTGATGACCATCAAACCCTGGTTCCTCAATTGGCACATAGATGTCTCCTGATTCAATCGTTTTCACATCAAACGCGATTCCCTTGGCAGAGAACGTGATAGGAAAAGCTCCATGAATTTCTGAACAAACATGTTTGATAAGCTGATAATCTAGGTGACCCATCATTTAAAAGCACTCCTCCAATGCTTCTTTAGCAACAAGCCTGTCATCAAAATCATACGTTGTATTTCCAATAATTTGATATGTTTCATGCCCTTTACCTGCAATTAGAATAATATCATCTTTCTTGGCTTGGCGAACAGCTGTATAAATAGCTTCCTTTCGATTTTCAATGACAGAGTATGTGTTTTTGGACAATCCTTTTTCCATATCTTCTAAGATGGCCTGCGGATCTTCAGATCGTGGATTATCAGAGGTCAAATAAACATAATCAGCTAGTTCTTCTGCAATGCGGGCCATCTCAGGACGTTTTGTACGATCCCGGTCTCCCCCACAGCCAACAACAACAGCTATTTTCTTCTTCGCAAATTCTTTGATCGTTTCTAAGGCATTCTTCAAACTATCAGGTGTATGAGCATAATCTACAATCACATGCACCGGGCTATCTACATCAACTTTTTCGAATCTGCCAGAAATACCTTGCACATTGCTTATGCTATTGATGATAGAAGTTATAGGGACCCCTGACGCTGCTGCAGCTGTAATGGCGGCTAACGCATTATAAACTGAGAATCTGCCAGGGAGCTTTAAGCTAATATCATAAATATCATTTCCTTTTACAAGCTGGAAATCTGTTCCTGACTCATGAATATGAACATTGATAGCACGATAGTCAGCGTGTTCACTAAGTCCGTATGTCAATATAGGAACGGCTGTCATCGTTGCTATTTGGTCGAAATGGGCATCGTCACAATTTAAAACAGCGATATTTTGTTTATCATTTCCATAGCCATTACCCAGCTGGGCAAATAACAACCCTTTAGCTCTCCCGTAGTTTTCCATCGTTTTATGAAAATCTAGATGATCCTGTGTTAAATTTGTGAAAACACCTATGTTAAAATCTACGCCGTGTACCCGCCCCATTTCAAGAGCATGGGAAGAGACTTCCATCGTGACAGCTTCAACACCCATCTCACACATGTCAGCAAAGCCGTGTTGAAGTGAGAGAGCGTCAGGTGTCGTATTCTTAACCTCTACTTGCTTGCCTTTATATTTCATATACATCGTGCCGATTATACCCGTTTCTATTTGATGGTCAGTTAAGATTTGCTGGATGAGATGTGTCGTTGTTGTCTTACCGTTTGTACCAGTAACGCCAATCATATGCATACGGGTGCTTGGAAAATGATAATAACTAGCAGATATGAGAGCCATTGCCCGTTTGCTGTCTCTCACTTTGATAACTGGTATACTAACATTCAAATCCTCTTCTGCAACAATAGCTGCTGCTCCTGCTTCCTCTGCTTGCTTAGCAAACGTGTGTCCGTCAACTGTATAACCTCGTATACAGAAGAACAGACTCCCTTTTTCAACTTTTCTATTGTCCATTGCTAAGTGAGAGATAGGTGGATTACTTTCACCTACAGCCTTATAAGCTGGTAGTACATCTATTAACTCGTGCAATAAAATCATCATGATTCCCTCTTTCATTTCTTTTCAAGCTTAAAACAAACTAGCTAACACATAAACATGCGGTTAAAACACCCTAACACAAAAGTTAAACTGTTCTTGTTAAAGCACATATTAGTTTATTGATATGTTCAGTTTCCTTTTACCTTCCCCTCAGACCGTCTCTGTTTATTTTACTGGTCCTCACCCTGTTTGTCACCCATATATATGCGAATTGTTGAACCTTCTTCAACTCTTATACCTGGCTCAGGTGATTGCAAAATAACTTCCTCCCCTTTTCCATCTACCTCAAGCTTT
The genomic region above belongs to Bacillus sp. A301a_S52 and contains:
- a CDS encoding UDP-N-acetylmuramoyl-L-alanyl-D-glutamate--2,6-diaminopimelate ligase — translated: MILLHELIDVLPAYKAVGESNPPISHLAMDNRKVEKGSLFFCIRGYTVDGHTFAKQAEEAGAAAIVAEEDLNVSIPVIKVRDSKRAMALISASYYHFPSTRMHMIGVTGTNGKTTTTHLIQQILTDHQIETGIIGTMYMKYKGKQVEVKNTTPDALSLQHGFADMCEMGVEAVTMEVSSHALEMGRVHGVDFNIGVFTNLTQDHLDFHKTMENYGRAKGLLFAQLGNGYGNDKQNIAVLNCDDAHFDQIATMTAVPILTYGLSEHADYRAINVHIHESGTDFQLVKGNDIYDISLKLPGRFSVYNALAAITAAAASGVPITSIINSISNVQGISGRFEKVDVDSPVHVIVDYAHTPDSLKNALETIKEFAKKKIAVVVGCGGDRDRTKRPEMARIAEELADYVYLTSDNPRSEDPQAILEDMEKGLSKNTYSVIENRKEAIYTAVRQAKKDDIILIAGKGHETYQIIGNTTYDFDDRLVAKEALEECF
- the spoVE gene encoding stage V sporulation protein E is translated as MPKVRTTPDLILLAVTLILVMIGSLMVFSASAVWADYRFDDSYFFLKRQLIFVSIGLISMFLMIQVDYWRLKNLANIALMICFALLIIVLIPGVGLVRGGAQSWLGIGAFSIQPSEFMKLAMILFLAKYVSNNQKYITTWKRGLFPILGLIFAAFGLIMLQPDLGTGAVMVVTCMVLIFVAGARVSHFFLLGGIGLAGLVGLIISAPYRLQRITSFLNPWEDPLGSGFQIIQSLYAIAPGGLLGLGFGHSRQKYFYLPEPQTDFIFAILAEELGFIGGTFVLLCFAVLLWRGLRIAIHAPDLYGTLFATGIIGMIAIQVMINIGVVIGLIPVTGITLPLLSYGGSSLTLMLTTIGVLLNISRHIR
- a CDS encoding phospho-N-acetylmuramoyl-pentapeptide-transferase, with the protein product MLEQGLLFTLLLSFLLTVFFSPFFIPFLRRLKFGQSIRDEGPKSHQKKTGTPTMGGLMIILSIVLSSVVMASQFQSIDMEIWLLLLVTVGFGLLGFLDDYIKVVKKRNLGLTSKQKFLGQVAIAALVYIVLHQANISTAIHLPGTEWSVDIGWFYFPLIIIMLVGASNAVNLTDGLDGLVAGTSAVAFGAFSIIAFSLDMMTVSLFSVAIVGAVLGFLVFNAHPAKVFMGDTGSLALGGALAMIAILTKMELLLVIIGGVFVIETLSVIIQVISFKSTGKRVFKMSPLHHHYELSGWSEWRVVVTFWIVGILFAVAGVYLEVWMV
- a CDS encoding UDP-N-acetylmuramoyl-L-alanine--D-glutamate ligase, giving the protein MKMINDFKGKRVLVLGLAKSGTEAARLLKRLGASVIVNDRKSYEDNVEAKQLEAEGIEVVCGSHPQSLVTDALDYLIKNPGVRYDQPLVAKALALGIPVYTEVELAYRIAESDMIGITGSNGKTTTTTYIGDMLRGGQKSPLLAGNIGKVACKVAQEATSDHEMVVELSSFQLMGTEKFAPHIAILLNFVEAHLDYHGSMNDYVTAKMNVFLKQTPEDYLIYNADDRLVSEVVKKGQARLVPFSTKKDLPEGACIKEGWLTVFGDKLLPVEDMSLPGEHNLSNGLAAATAALLAGADREQVCHVLKTFEGVEHRLQYIGEADKRKFYNNSKATNVPATITALKAFLQPIVLIAGGLDRGLSFDDLIPFLSENVRGVVAYGETSDKLAEVAQRANVSHVALTDTLREATDKAYKLSQAGDVILLSPACASWDQFKTFEERGDVFTQQALEIIQSK